The following proteins are co-located in the Gossypium hirsutum isolate 1008001.06 chromosome A02, Gossypium_hirsutum_v2.1, whole genome shotgun sequence genome:
- the LOC107951934 gene encoding uncharacterized protein yields the protein MASRFQQFQTKTIQVSRLVTKNGGPYYKEMKERAIQVSQLVTKNGGPYCREMMERAIQVSQLVTKNGGSYYRELMKRNKTYIKEPSSVETCQLLAKQLFYTRLASIPRRYEAFWKELDSLKELLKTKEAWNIENASMAALIGVECYAWFFGGEIIGRGFTITGYHV from the exons ATGGCGTCAAGGTTTCAACAGTTTCAAACAAAGACTATTCAAGTGTCACGGTTGGTGACCAAGAATGGAGGTCCTTATTACAAGGAGATGAAGGAACGGGCTATTCAAGTTTCACAGTTGGTGACCAAGAATGGAGGTCCTTATTGCAGGGAGATGATGGAACGGGCTATTCAAGTTTCACAGTTGGTGACCAAGAATGGAGGTTCTTATTACAGGGAGCTGATGAAACGGAACAAAACATACATCAAGGAACCATCCAGCGTAGAAACATGCCAATTGTTggcaaaacaattattttatactCGACTTGCCAG TATTCCAAGAAGATACGAGGCGTTCTGGAAAGAGCTTGATTCCCTTAAAGAGCTTCTGAAAACAAAGGAAGCTTGGAACATTGAAAATGCAAGCATGGCTGCTCTGATTGGAGTTGAGTGCTATGCCTGGTTCTTTGGTGGAGAGATCATTGGAAGAGGCTTCACAATTACAGGTTACCATGTTTAA